Part of the Aquabacterium sp. NJ1 genome, CAGGGGCGAAGCCAGCGGCGTGGTGGTGGGCTTGCCGTTGAGGTAGAGCGCTGCAGCTTCGGGCAGGGACTCGGGGTTGAACATCACGTCCGCATCGGCCAGGGACTTCATGGTCTCGCCCGAGCAGGACAGGTCGCTCCAGGGCGAGAACAGTACGGCGCCTGCGGGCATGGGCAGGCCCTGGTCACGCGAAGCCACCAGGCAGGCCAGGGCCAGGCCACCACCGGCCGAGTCACCACCGAAGACCACGCTCTTGGGGTCGATGCCCTTGTTCAAGAGCTCTTTCCACCAGGCCACGGCGTCGTCCACGGCAGCGGGGAAAACGTTTTCGGGCGCCATGCGGTAGTCCACCGACAGCACCTGGGCTTCGGCGGTGCGCGCCAGGTAGGCACAGGTCGGGCGGTGGGTTTCCAGGCCGCAGAAGAAGTAGCCGCCACCATGGAAGTACAGCACCGTGCGCTTCGGGTTGGCCACACTCAACCACTCGGCCGAGCACAGGGCGCTGGCCGGTTGCGCCGCCACGGGCGTGTGCTTGATTTCGGGCGGCGGGGGCGGGTAGCGCTTGGCCATCTTGTTGACCATGTGGCGTGCCTTGTGCACGTTCAATGGCCCACGCCCTGCGCGCTTGAACTGGTAACGCAGGACCATGTTGGCGATGACGGATTGAATGCTCATGCGCGCTCTGTGAAGTAGGGGTTGAGGTTGAAACGGCGGGTTTTCAAACGGTAGGCAAATGTAAACCCTGGCCACAGCGTCGTGTTGCGGCCCTTGTCGTCGATGTACCAGCTCTTGCAGCCGGAGTTCCACACGGTTTTCTTCAGGTCGGCCTGCACATCGGCCACGAAGCGGGCCTGCGCCTGGGGTTTGACTTCCAGGGCCTTGATGCGGCGCTCTTTCATGGTCTTGAGCGCCTCGACGATGTAATGCGCCTGCGACTCGATCATGAACACCATGGAGTTGTGGCCCAGGCCCGTGTTGGGGCCCATCAGCATGAAGAAGTTGGGGAAGCCTGCCACGGTGATGCCCATATAGGCCTCGGCGCCTTGCTTCCACACCTCGGCCAGATCGGCGCCACCCTTGCCGAACACGGCCTTGGGCGGGATCGGGTCCTGCACCTTGAAGCCGGTGCCGAAGATGATGGCGTCCACCTCGTGCTCGCGGCCATCTTGCGTGCGCACGCCGCGTGGCGTGATGGCCTGGATGCCCTCGGTGACGACCTCGACATTGGTGCGCGCCAGGGCAGGGTAGTACTCGTTGGAAATCAGCAGGCGCTTGCAGCCGGGCGTGTAGTCGGGCGTGAGCTTGGCGCGCAGGGCCGGATCCTTGATGGCCTTGTTGATGCGGTGCTTGCCCACCTTTGCCACCAGCTTCATCCACTCGGGCTTGAACTTGAAGGCCAGGAAGCGCATCTCCAGCGTCCAGTACAGCTTGGTGCGGGCGATCTTCTGGCGCCAGGGGTTGGCGTTGAAGTCGGCCTTTTCTTCGGGTTTGATGGGGCGGTCCATCTTGGGCACGACCCAGGGCGGGGTGCGCTGGAAGTAGGTGAGGTGGTCCACCTTGGGGGCAATCGCCGGCACGAACTGGATGGCGCTGGCGCCGCTGCCGATCACGGCCACGCGCTTGCCCGTCAGGTCGTAATCGTGGCGCCAGGTGGCGGAATGGAAGGTGGTGCCCTCGAAGCTGTCCAGGCCCTTGATGCTGGGGATGGCCGGGTTGCTCAGTCCGCCCATGCCGGAGACCAGCACATCGGCTTCGAACACGCGGCCGTCGTCCGCCTTGACGACCCAGACCTGGCGCGCTTCGTCATAGCGCGAGGCCGTGATGTTGGCGCCAAAGCGGATGTGGCGCAGCAGGTCGTACTTGGTGGCGACGTGCTTCAGGTACGCGTAAATCTCGGGCTGGGGCGCGTACATGCGCGACCAGTTGGGGTTGGGCTCGAACGAGAAGGAGTAGAGGTGGGACTCCACGTCGCAGGCGCAACCGGGGTAAGTGTTGTCGCGCCAGGTGCCACCCACGTCATGGGCACGCTCCAGCAGCACGAAGTCGTCCTCGCCGTTTTCACGGAGTTTGACACCCATGCACAGGCCCGAAAATCCCGTGCCCACGACGATGATGCGGTGCCGCTCCACCCCCTGGCCGGCGGCAAGCGGCTGCTTGAATTCATTCGGCTTCATACGGAGATCTTTCTGAAAGCACTTTGATTTGTGACAAGAATTATTGTCAGACTAACTTTGACAATGATTCATGTCAATATAGGGATCCCTATGGACGCAGCAATTTCCGACTCATCCCCCCCGAACAAGCGCCGTTATGGCGGTGTCTTGCCCGAAGAGCGCCAGCGCCTGCGGCGAGCCAAGCTCATCGACGGCGCGCTGGAGGTGTTCGGGACGAAAGGCTTCCACGCCACGACGGTGCGCGAGGTGTGCGTGGCTGCGCACCTGACGGAGCGTTACTTCTACGAGTCCTTCAAGACGCTGCCGCAGCTGTTTCTGGCCACTTACGCCGAATTGCGCGAGCAGTTGATGGCCTTGACGCTGGCCTCGCTCAAGCAGGCCGAGCCCACGCCGCTGGGCATGCTGGAGCCCGCCATGCGCGTGTTCCTGGAGTTCATCCGCGACGACCCACGCCGGGGCCGCGTGATGCTGGTGGATTCGCTGGGCGTGAACGACGAGGTGGCCGCCTTGAGTGGCGCCACGGCGCGCGACTACTCGGCCATGATGCGCCAGCACCTGCACCTGCTGGTGCCCAAGGGCCGCGCCGCCGAGATCAACCTGGACTTGCTGGCCGACGGCATGATCGGCCTGAACGTGCTGCTGGCCTCACGCTGGATGCAGGACGGCTTCAAGGAACCGATCGACAAGGTCGTCAAGACCAACTTGTTGCCGTATCAGGGCTTGCTGGCGCTCGTGGACCACGAACCCAAGGCCCCCAAAGCGGGCTGAGCCTGATAAGGTGGTGGCATGCTCGAAGCCATCCGCCAGCCACTGATCCAGCGTTATGCCGAGCCCCATCGGGCCTACCACGGCATGGCCCACATCGAGGCCTTGCTGCAAGCGCAACTCGCGCACCGCGATCTGATTCAGGACCAGCGCGCCGTCATGCTGGCGATCTGGTTCCATGACGCCGTCTACGACACGCAGCGGCAGGACAACGAGGAGCGCAGCGCCGTGCTGGCCGGGGAGATGCTGCAACAGGCGGGGGCGGATGCCGCCTTGATCGACTCGGTACAGCGCAAAGTGCGCGCGACGCACCACCATGAATGGACCGATGGGGACCCGGACACGGCGGTGTTCCTGGACCTGGATCTCGGCATTCTGGCGACCTCACCCGAGGCCTATGACCGCTATGCACAGCAGGTGGCCCAGGAGTGGGCCTGGGTGCCCGAGCCGGCCTACAAACAAGGCCGCGTCAAGGTTCTGCAAGCCTTTCTGGATCGGTCCCAGATCTATTTCACGCCGGCCTTGCGGGCCCAGTGGGAAGACCGCGCCCGCGCCAACCTCCAACGTGAAATCGCCGCGCTGACGGCGTGAGCGTCAACGCGGCGCGAGGTGCTGGCCAGCGAGCTGGCCGCGATGGGATCAGGCCTGCTTGAGCGCGGGCTGGGCCGCCTGGCTGGCCTGAGCGGTGGCCGAGTCGGTCAAACCAAAGCGGCGCATCAGCATCGCGCGCTTGGCGGGCAGGAAGTTGATGCGGTTCGCATCGCCACCGACGGCCTGGATCACGCGCTTGTCCATGATGGCGAACCACAGTGGCGGCACATAGGCAGCCAGGAACATGCCGAAGTAGCCGGAAGGCAGTGTGGGCAGCTCGGGGAAGTTGCGCAGCGACTGGTAGCTGCGGGTCGGGTTGGCGTGGTGATCCGAGTGGCGCTGCAGGTGGAACACGATCAGGTTGGACACGATGTGGTTGCTGTTCCACGAGTGGTGCGGCTGGCAGTGTTCATAGCGGCCATCGGCCTTCTTCTGGCGCAGCAGGCCGTAGTGCTCGATGTAGTTGGCCGAGGTCAGCTGGAAGGCGCCCCAGAAGGCCACGATGGCCAGGATGGGCACCATCTTCGGGCCGAAGGCCGCGATCAGGCCACCGTACAGCAGGGCCGTGACCAGGCCGGCTTGCAGGATCTCGTTGTCCAGGCTCCAGACCGACTTGCCGACGCGGTCCAGGCGTTCCGTTTCCAGATCCCAGGC contains:
- a CDS encoding TetR/AcrR family transcriptional regulator yields the protein MDAAISDSSPPNKRRYGGVLPEERQRLRRAKLIDGALEVFGTKGFHATTVREVCVAAHLTERYFYESFKTLPQLFLATYAELREQLMALTLASLKQAEPTPLGMLEPAMRVFLEFIRDDPRRGRVMLVDSLGVNDEVAALSGATARDYSAMMRQHLHLLVPKGRAAEINLDLLADGMIGLNVLLASRWMQDGFKEPIDKVVKTNLLPYQGLLALVDHEPKAPKAG
- a CDS encoding NAD(P)/FAD-dependent oxidoreductase, giving the protein MKPNEFKQPLAAGQGVERHRIIVVGTGFSGLCMGVKLRENGEDDFVLLERAHDVGGTWRDNTYPGCACDVESHLYSFSFEPNPNWSRMYAPQPEIYAYLKHVATKYDLLRHIRFGANITASRYDEARQVWVVKADDGRVFEADVLVSGMGGLSNPAIPSIKGLDSFEGTTFHSATWRHDYDLTGKRVAVIGSGASAIQFVPAIAPKVDHLTYFQRTPPWVVPKMDRPIKPEEKADFNANPWRQKIARTKLYWTLEMRFLAFKFKPEWMKLVAKVGKHRINKAIKDPALRAKLTPDYTPGCKRLLISNEYYPALARTNVEVVTEGIQAITPRGVRTQDGREHEVDAIIFGTGFKVQDPIPPKAVFGKGGADLAEVWKQGAEAYMGITVAGFPNFFMLMGPNTGLGHNSMVFMIESQAHYIVEALKTMKERRIKALEVKPQAQARFVADVQADLKKTVWNSGCKSWYIDDKGRNTTLWPGFTFAYRLKTRRFNLNPYFTERA
- a CDS encoding alpha/beta hydrolase, with amino-acid sequence MSIQSVIANMVLRYQFKRAGRGPLNVHKARHMVNKMAKRYPPPPPEIKHTPVAAQPASALCSAEWLSVANPKRTVLYFHGGGYFFCGLETHRPTCAYLARTAEAQVLSVDYRMAPENVFPAAVDDAVAWWKELLNKGIDPKSVVFGGDSAGGGLALACLVASRDQGLPMPAGAVLFSPWSDLSCSGETMKSLADADVMFNPESLPEAAALYLNGKPTTTPLASPLFADLKGLPPLMIHASKHEILLADSTRLHERAQQQGVKSELHLKAKMPHVWPTMLMLPEARQTLKECGAFITNVTARVTA